A portion of the Blautia hansenii DSM 20583 genome contains these proteins:
- a CDS encoding gluconate 5-dehydrogenase: MDVMKSFSLEGKVALVTGAAYGIGFAMAEAYAKAGAKIAFNCRGQEHLETALANYKAKGIDAKGYICDVTDEEQVANMVADIEKELGTIDILVNNAGIIKRIPMTEMSAAEFRQVIDIDLNAPFIVSKAVIPGMIKKGHGKIINICSMMSELGRETVSAYAAAKGGLKMLTKNIASEYGEYNIQCNGIGPGYIATPQTAPLREIQPDGSKHPFDQFIISKTPAARWGNPEDLMGPAVFLASEASDFVNGQILYVDGGILAYIGKQPK, translated from the coding sequence ATGGACGTAATGAAAAGTTTTTCATTGGAAGGTAAAGTTGCCTTAGTAACAGGCGCAGCTTACGGAATTGGTTTTGCTATGGCAGAAGCTTACGCAAAAGCAGGAGCAAAGATTGCATTTAACTGCAGAGGACAGGAACATTTGGAAACAGCTCTGGCAAATTATAAAGCAAAAGGTATTGATGCAAAAGGCTATATCTGTGACGTAACAGATGAAGAACAGGTTGCAAATATGGTAGCAGATATTGAAAAAGAGCTGGGAACCATTGATATCTTAGTAAATAATGCGGGAATTATCAAACGTATTCCAATGACAGAGATGAGCGCAGCAGAATTCCGTCAGGTAATCGACATTGACTTGAATGCGCCGTTTATCGTGTCAAAAGCAGTTATTCCGGGAATGATTAAAAAAGGACATGGAAAAATCATCAACATTTGTTCTATGATGAGCGAATTAGGACGTGAAACAGTATCTGCTTATGCAGCAGCAAAAGGCGGATTAAAAATGCTGACAAAGAATATTGCATCTGAATACGGCGAATACAACATTCAGTGTAACGGTATCGGACCTGGTTATATTGCCACACCTCAGACAGCTCCATTAAGAGAAATTCAGCCGGATGGCTCTAAACATCCGTTTGACCAGTTTATCATCAGCAAGACACCTGCAGCTCGCTGGGGAAATCCAGAAGACTTAATGGGACCGGCAGTATTCCTTGCTTCTGAAGCATCAGACTTTGTAAACGGACAGATTTTATACGTTGACGGCGGTATTTTAGCATACATCGGAAAACAGCCAAAATAA
- a CDS encoding RpiB/LacA/LacB family sugar-phosphate isomerase codes for MKIALINENSQGAKNPIIEKSLKKVVEPMGFTVDNYGMYTAEDEAQLTYVQVGILAAVLLNSGAADYVITGCGTGEGAMLACNSFPGVICGHVEDALDAYTFAQINDGNAISLPFAKGYGWGGDLNLEYIFEKLFCEESGQGYPRERAVPEQRNKRILDDVKKVTYRELTDILMELDRELVKGALAGEHFQELFFKNCKCEKIAACVKEILGC; via the coding sequence ATGAAAATCGCATTAATTAACGAAAACAGTCAGGGGGCAAAAAACCCGATTATTGAAAAATCCTTAAAAAAAGTAGTAGAACCTATGGGCTTTACCGTAGATAACTATGGAATGTATACAGCAGAAGATGAAGCACAGCTTACTTATGTTCAGGTTGGTATTCTGGCAGCCGTATTATTAAATTCAGGCGCAGCAGATTATGTAATTACAGGCTGCGGTACAGGTGAAGGCGCAATGCTTGCTTGTAACTCCTTCCCAGGCGTTATCTGCGGACACGTAGAAGATGCGTTAGATGCTTATACTTTTGCACAGATTAATGACGGAAATGCAATTTCCCTTCCATTTGCAAAAGGATATGGATGGGGCGGAGACTTAAATTTGGAATATATTTTTGAAAAACTTTTCTGCGAAGAAAGCGGACAGGGATATCCAAGAGAAAGAGCTGTTCCGGAACAGAGAAATAAGAGAATTCTGGATGATGTAAAAAAAGTGACTTATCGTGAACTTACAGATATTTTAATGGAATTAGACAGAGAACTGGTAAAAGGCGCTCTTGCAGGAGAACATTTCCAGGAATTATTCTTTAAAAACTGTAAATGTGAAAAAATCGCCGCATGTGTAAAAGAAATTCTGGGCTGCTAA
- a CDS encoding amino acid ABC transporter substrate-binding protein, with product MKKRIALILTGTMLMGFVLSACGDNESTEKKDEKTENSVETSSNANNRTTFTVGFDAEYPPYGYMDENGEYTGFDLELAEAVCKLEGWELVKKPINWDAKDMELNSGAIDCIWNGFTMNGREDEYTFSTPYVDNSQVIVVAENSGINTPEDLAGKTVGVQAASAALELLQSDEKDGQKALADTFGALNEFADYNTAFTELQAGALDALAIDIGVANYQIKSRGEGYKILEETLNTEQYAIAFKKGDQELRDVVNADLKKLTEDGTVAKLAEKYEISDMVTLK from the coding sequence ATGAAGAAAAGAATTGCACTGATTTTGACAGGAACAATGTTAATGGGGTTTGTATTATCTGCATGCGGAGATAATGAGAGTACAGAGAAAAAGGATGAGAAAACAGAAAACAGTGTTGAAACATCTTCAAATGCAAATAACAGGACTACATTTACAGTAGGATTTGATGCAGAATATCCGCCTTATGGTTATATGGATGAAAATGGAGAGTATACGGGATTTGATTTAGAGTTGGCTGAGGCAGTATGTAAGCTGGAAGGCTGGGAACTTGTGAAAAAGCCAATCAACTGGGACGCGAAAGATATGGAATTAAATTCAGGGGCTATTGACTGCATCTGGAATGGATTTACCATGAATGGAAGAGAAGACGAGTACACATTTTCGACACCGTATGTAGATAACAGTCAGGTGATTGTAGTTGCAGAAAATTCCGGTATCAACACACCGGAAGATCTGGCAGGAAAAACAGTAGGAGTGCAGGCAGCAAGCGCAGCTTTAGAATTACTGCAAAGTGATGAAAAAGACGGACAGAAAGCATTAGCAGATACTTTCGGAGCACTTAATGAATTTGCAGATTACAATACTGCTTTTACTGAATTGCAGGCGGGGGCTTTAGATGCGCTTGCTATTGATATTGGAGTTGCGAATTATCAGATTAAGTCAAGAGGAGAGGGATATAAAATTTTAGAAGAAACCTTAAATACAGAACAATATGCAATTGCATTTAAAAAGGGTGATCAGGAATTACGAGATGTTGTCAATGCAGATCTGAAAAAACTTACAGAAGACGGAACAGTTGCAAAATTGGCCGAAAAATATGAGATTTCTGATATGGTGACATTGAAATGA
- a CDS encoding amino acid ABC transporter permease, with translation MSINVIMREMTAGFGQTCLIFFMTLVLSLPLGLVMYFGRVSKIKLVSGIVKFYISVMRGTPLMLQLLVWYYAPYYLWGMNIGGYKLTAILLGCSLNYAAYFAEIYRSGIEAIPRGQYEAAAILGYSGQQTFFRIILPQMIKNVLPTVTNEVITLVKDTSLVYSLSYVEMFAVAKQIAAAQTTIVPFFIAGAFYYIFNYIVAKVMEMFEKKMNYYR, from the coding sequence ATGAGTATTAATGTAATCATGAGAGAAATGACTGCAGGATTTGGACAGACGTGCCTGATTTTCTTTATGACGCTGGTGCTTTCTCTGCCTTTGGGACTAGTCATGTACTTTGGCAGAGTAAGCAAAATAAAATTAGTCAGCGGCATTGTCAAATTTTATATATCAGTTATGAGGGGAACTCCGTTGATGCTGCAGCTTTTGGTGTGGTATTATGCACCATATTATTTATGGGGAATGAATATAGGAGGATATAAGCTGACAGCAATTTTACTGGGATGTTCATTGAATTATGCGGCATATTTTGCTGAAATTTATCGCTCCGGAATAGAAGCAATTCCCAGAGGACAATATGAAGCGGCAGCTATTTTGGGGTATTCCGGACAACAGACTTTTTTTCGGATAATTTTACCGCAGATGATTAAAAATGTATTGCCTACAGTGACAAATGAAGTAATTACTCTGGTAAAAGATACGTCTCTTGTGTATTCTTTATCTTACGTTGAGATGTTTGCAGTGGCAAAGCAGATTGCAGCTGCACAGACAACCATAGTTCCATTTTTTATTGCAGGCGCATTTTATTATATTTTTAATTACATTGTTGCAAAGGTGATGGAAATGTTTGAAAAGAAAATGAATTATTATAGATAG
- a CDS encoding amino acid ABC transporter ATP-binding protein translates to MSLLEMKHIKKEFSGVSVIRDISFSVEQGEILAIIGPSGSGKSTLLRCATMLETIENGEILYMGKKAVWTENGKLFLAKKQQRREIESCFGLVFQNFNLFPHFSVIKNITDAPIRVQKREKETVYREAEILLKKMGLADKADAYPHQLSGGQQQRVSIARALALKPKMLFFDEPTSALDPELTGEILKVIKNLATEHMTMVIVTHEMKFARNVADRIIFMDKGAIAIQGTPEEVFSSENQRMQEFLGKLSLE, encoded by the coding sequence ATGAGTCTTTTAGAAATGAAACATATTAAGAAAGAATTCAGTGGGGTATCCGTTATCAGGGATATTTCCTTTTCCGTTGAACAGGGAGAAATATTGGCAATCATTGGACCATCCGGTTCCGGTAAGTCTACGTTGCTGCGTTGCGCAACAATGCTGGAAACTATTGAAAACGGTGAAATTTTATATATGGGCAAGAAAGCAGTGTGGACAGAAAACGGAAAGCTGTTTTTGGCGAAGAAACAACAGCGCAGGGAAATAGAGTCTTGTTTTGGTCTTGTATTTCAAAATTTTAATTTGTTTCCGCATTTTTCAGTGATAAAAAATATTACAGATGCCCCAATTCGTGTGCAAAAAAGAGAGAAGGAAACCGTATATAGAGAAGCTGAAATTTTACTTAAAAAAATGGGACTTGCAGATAAAGCAGATGCATATCCTCATCAGCTGTCGGGAGGACAACAGCAGAGAGTATCCATTGCCAGAGCATTGGCATTGAAACCGAAAATGTTATTTTTTGACGAACCCACTTCGGCTTTGGATCCGGAACTTACAGGGGAAATCCTAAAAGTAATTAAAAATCTGGCAACTGAGCACATGACAATGGTTATTGTAACTCATGAGATGAAATTTGCAAGAAATGTGGCAGACAGAATTATTTTTATGGATAAAGGCGCAATTGCAATACAGGGCACACCGGAGGAGGTGTTTTCTTCAGAAAATCAAAGAATGCAGGAGTTTCTTGGAAAATTGTCTTTGGAATGA
- a CDS encoding ECF transporter S component — MSQEAVVNKRIQVTGNRSKLRTMVQIAMLSAVSAVLMMFEFPIPFLAPPFIKMDFSEIPVLVGTFAMGPLAGVVIELLKNILHFVTYGTTTGGIGELSNFFIGCAFAVPAGIFYRKRKTRKNAVLGMATGTLLMVIMGCLSNAFVMFPLYSVVMGIPMDSFIAMGTAIHPAIDNMVTFVVLCMVPFNLVKGIIISMITLLLYKRLKVVLKGE; from the coding sequence ATGAGTCAGGAAGCAGTTGTAAACAAGCGAATTCAGGTAACCGGAAACAGGTCGAAACTAAGAACTATGGTGCAGATAGCCATGTTGTCAGCCGTATCGGCAGTGCTCATGATGTTTGAATTTCCAATTCCTTTTTTAGCACCCCCTTTTATTAAAATGGATTTTTCCGAAATTCCGGTTTTAGTGGGAACCTTTGCTATGGGGCCTTTGGCAGGTGTGGTAATTGAATTGTTAAAAAACATTCTTCATTTTGTTACCTACGGAACAACCACAGGCGGTATTGGGGAATTGTCCAATTTCTTTATCGGCTGTGCGTTTGCAGTACCGGCAGGAATTTTTTACAGAAAAAGGAAAACAAGAAAAAACGCTGTTTTAGGAATGGCAACAGGTACGTTACTGATGGTTATTATGGGTTGTCTTTCCAATGCGTTTGTAATGTTTCCTCTATACAGCGTAGTTATGGGAATTCCTATGGATAGTTTTATCGCTATGGGAACAGCTATCCATCCGGCTATTGACAATATGGTTACTTTTGTAGTTTTATGTATGGTTCCTTTTAATTTGGTAAAAGGAATAATTATTTCAATGATTACCCTGCTTTTATATAAAAGGCTGAAGGTAGTATTAAAGGGAGAATAA
- a CDS encoding NUDIX hydrolase, which produces MATITGITKKTENPFVNLYELDRKSKTGKEGKYYVASRAKSEKDLKLVTGKNVPDGVVIYSLYGEQQDKVVLIRQYRYAINDFIYEFPAGLVEKQEPYKEAAVREMKEETGLEFTPITVNEAYEKPAFTTVGMTDESCAIVFGTSAGEITKEFQEDTEEIEVVLADREEVKRILKEEKVAIMCFYMLMHFIHDKEPFEFLKEL; this is translated from the coding sequence ATGGCAACAATTACGGGAATTACGAAAAAAACAGAAAATCCGTTTGTAAACCTTTATGAACTGGACAGAAAATCAAAGACGGGAAAAGAAGGAAAATATTATGTTGCGTCAAGAGCAAAAAGTGAGAAGGATTTAAAGCTTGTCACAGGAAAGAATGTTCCTGACGGCGTTGTGATTTACAGCCTGTACGGCGAACAGCAGGATAAGGTAGTGTTAATTCGTCAGTATCGATATGCAATCAATGATTTCATATATGAATTTCCGGCAGGTCTGGTAGAAAAGCAAGAGCCTTATAAGGAAGCTGCCGTTCGGGAAATGAAAGAGGAAACAGGGCTGGAGTTTACGCCTATTACAGTAAATGAAGCTTATGAAAAGCCTGCATTTACCACAGTGGGAATGACAGATGAGTCTTGCGCTATTGTATTCGGTACTTCAGCAGGAGAAATTACAAAGGAATTTCAGGAAGACACAGAGGAAATCGAAGTGGTTTTGGCAGACAGAGAAGAAGTAAAACGGATTTTAAAAGAAGAAAAAGTGGCAATTATGTGTTTTTATATGCTGATGCACTTTATACATGACAAAGAACCTTTTGAATTTCTGAAAGAATTGTAA
- the ytvI gene encoding sporulation integral membrane protein YtvI, with protein sequence MNWKKHIKNLLVFIFTLLAVVLGGLIAFKFIRFFMPFVIGWLIALIANPLVRMLERRMKVARKHTSMLLIIAVLAAIIGGIYFIGMKTLQEASSLIEQAPEIYSSFREDFQEAGENLSMIIEELPDGVQKGIADFQDSLGNMIGTAVGKISQITVDQASNFAKNLPSIIIAIIFTILSSYFFIADRDKILEFGREHTPQLIQEKWKILERCFRSIFGGYFKAQFKIMGVVFVILCIGFLILKVNFAIVVAFLVSFLDMLPFFGTGTALIPWALFKILSGDMQYAVGLIILYLTTQLIRRIIEPKVVGDSIGIDPLWTLICMYTGYRFAGVLGMILAVPVGAIIVNFYHAGMFNSAIRNLQDAVEDFLKWLYRDDGKHISDNNKKE encoded by the coding sequence ATGAATTGGAAGAAACACATTAAAAATTTACTGGTATTTATTTTTACACTTCTGGCAGTGGTTTTAGGCGGTCTTATTGCCTTTAAGTTTATTCGCTTTTTTATGCCGTTTGTAATCGGATGGCTGATTGCGCTGATTGCAAACCCGTTGGTGCGGATGTTGGAAAGACGGATGAAGGTAGCCAGAAAGCATACCTCTATGCTTCTTATTATTGCAGTGCTGGCCGCTATTATCGGAGGCATTTATTTTATCGGAATGAAGACATTGCAGGAAGCAAGTTCGCTTATTGAGCAGGCGCCTGAGATTTACAGTAGTTTTCGAGAGGATTTTCAGGAGGCAGGAGAAAATCTTTCTATGATTATCGAAGAATTGCCGGACGGAGTTCAAAAAGGAATTGCAGACTTTCAGGACAGCTTAGGCAATATGATTGGAACAGCCGTAGGAAAAATCAGCCAGATTACCGTAGATCAGGCAAGTAATTTTGCGAAAAATCTTCCAAGTATTATTATAGCCATTATATTTACAATTTTATCATCGTATTTTTTCATTGCAGACAGAGACAAGATATTGGAATTTGGAAGGGAGCATACCCCTCAGCTTATTCAGGAAAAATGGAAAATACTGGAACGGTGCTTTCGGAGTATTTTCGGCGGATATTTTAAAGCCCAGTTTAAAATTATGGGAGTCGTCTTTGTTATTCTCTGTATAGGATTTTTAATTTTAAAGGTAAACTTTGCCATTGTGGTGGCTTTTCTCGTGTCTTTTTTGGATATGCTTCCGTTTTTCGGGACAGGTACTGCTCTTATTCCGTGGGCGTTGTTTAAAATTCTGTCAGGGGATATGCAGTACGCAGTGGGACTGATTATATTATATTTGACAACGCAGCTGATACGGCGTATTATTGAGCCTAAAGTGGTGGGAGACTCCATCGGTATTGATCCGTTGTGGACCTTGATATGTATGTATACCGGATATCGTTTTGCAGGTGTGTTGGGAATGATTTTAGCCGTACCTGTCGGGGCAATTATTGTGAATTTTTATCATGCGGGAATGTTTAACAGCGCAATTCGAAATTTGCAGGATGCAGTGGAAGATTTTCTGAAATGGCTGTATCGAGACGACGGAAAACATATTTCAGATAATAATAAAAAAGAATAA
- a CDS encoding potassium channel family protein: protein MKSVLLIGLGRFGRHMAAKLIEEGNEVLAIDSDEGRVNDAIDMVTDAQIGDATNEHFVESLGVGNFDLCVVAIGDNFQSSLETTALLKDMGARFVLARANRDVHAKFLLRNGADRIVYPEKEMAQRLAVKYGNDNIFDYIELTDEYAIYEIPAPESWIGSSIIEKDIRKKYNISILATKAQGKMNPLPHADYVFNHNETLIIMGHYRDVRAVTKLK from the coding sequence ATGAAGTCAGTACTTCTTATTGGACTTGGCCGTTTTGGAAGACACATGGCGGCAAAATTGATTGAAGAAGGGAATGAGGTCTTAGCAATAGACAGCGATGAGGGAAGAGTAAACGATGCCATTGATATGGTGACAGATGCCCAGATTGGTGATGCAACCAACGAGCATTTTGTAGAGTCCTTGGGCGTGGGAAATTTTGACCTCTGTGTGGTTGCCATCGGAGACAATTTCCAAAGTTCCTTAGAAACAACTGCTCTTTTAAAGGATATGGGAGCACGTTTTGTTCTGGCAAGAGCCAACCGTGATGTACATGCTAAATTCCTTTTGAGAAACGGAGCAGACCGCATTGTGTATCCGGAAAAGGAAATGGCACAGCGTCTGGCTGTAAAATACGGAAATGACAATATTTTTGACTATATTGAGCTGACAGACGAATATGCTATTTATGAAATACCTGCACCGGAGTCATGGATTGGAAGCAGCATTATAGAAAAAGATATCAGAAAAAAATATAACATCAGCATTTTGGCTACGAAAGCTCAGGGGAAAATGAACCCGCTTCCTCATGCAGACTATGTCTTTAATCATAATGAAACCCTGATTATTATGGGACATTATCGAGACGTACGTGCAGTGACAAAATTGAAATAA
- a CDS encoding formate--tetrahydrofolate ligase: protein MGFKSDIEIAQECTMEPITKIAEKAGIDDKYLEQYGKYKAKIDYNLLKESDAPNGKLILVTAINPTPAGEGKTTTTVGLADGMQRLGKNVMVALREPSLGPVFGVKGGAAGGGYAQVVPMEDINLHFTGDFHAIGAANNLLAAMLDNHIYQGNELNIDPRKITWRRCVDMNDRQLRFVLDGMGGKTNGMPREDGYDITVASEIMAVLCLAKDITDLKERLGRIIVGYTYGKVSEQKPVTAHDLHAEGAMCALLKDALKPNLVQTLEHVPAIVHGGPFANIAHGCNSVIATKMAMKLGDYAITEAGFGADLGAEKFLDIKCRMAGLTPSAVVIVATVRALKYNGGVAKADLNNENLEALEKGLPNLLKHVSNIKNVYKLPCVVAINAFPTDTKAELDLVESKCRELGVNVALSEVWAKGGEGGIALAKEVIRLVEEPNDFTFSYDLEGSIEDKLNQIVQKIYGGKRVVLTANAQKQAAQLEALGYGNCPICVAKTQYSLTDDQTKLGAPTDFEVTVRNLKISAGAGFIVALTGEIMTMPGLPKVPAAEKIDVDETGKITGLF, encoded by the coding sequence ATGGGATTCAAATCAGACATCGAAATCGCACAGGAGTGCACAATGGAGCCAATTACAAAAATTGCAGAGAAAGCAGGTATTGATGACAAATATCTGGAACAGTACGGAAAGTACAAAGCAAAAATTGACTACAATTTATTAAAAGAGTCCGATGCGCCAAACGGAAAATTAATTCTCGTTACAGCAATCAATCCGACACCGGCAGGAGAAGGAAAAACAACAACAACGGTTGGTCTTGCAGACGGTATGCAGAGACTTGGTAAAAATGTTATGGTTGCTCTGCGTGAGCCTTCACTGGGACCTGTTTTCGGTGTAAAAGGCGGTGCAGCAGGCGGCGGATACGCACAGGTTGTTCCAATGGAAGATATCAACCTGCACTTTACCGGTGACTTCCATGCAATCGGTGCAGCAAATAACCTTCTGGCAGCTATGCTGGATAACCACATTTATCAGGGAAATGAATTAAACATCGACCCAAGAAAGATTACATGGAGAAGATGTGTGGATATGAACGACCGTCAGCTTCGTTTTGTTCTTGACGGTATGGGCGGAAAGACAAACGGTATGCCAAGAGAAGACGGTTATGATATTACCGTAGCTTCCGAAATCATGGCAGTTCTGTGTCTTGCAAAAGACATCACAGACTTAAAAGAAAGACTGGGACGTATTATCGTTGGATATACTTATGGAAAAGTTTCTGAACAGAAACCGGTAACAGCTCATGATTTACATGCAGAAGGCGCTATGTGTGCACTGTTAAAGGATGCTTTAAAACCAAACTTAGTACAGACCTTAGAGCATGTACCTGCAATCGTACACGGCGGACCATTCGCAAACATCGCTCACGGATGTAACTCTGTAATCGCAACAAAGATGGCTATGAAGTTAGGGGATTACGCAATCACAGAAGCAGGCTTCGGCGCTGACTTAGGTGCAGAGAAATTTTTAGACATTAAATGTCGTATGGCCGGTCTGACTCCAAGCGCAGTTGTAATCGTAGCAACCGTTCGTGCATTAAAATACAACGGCGGAGTAGCAAAAGCAGACTTAAATAACGAAAACTTAGAAGCTCTGGAAAAAGGACTTCCAAACCTGTTAAAACATGTAAGCAACATTAAAAATGTATATAAACTTCCATGTGTTGTAGCAATCAACGCATTCCCAACCGATACAAAGGCAGAGCTTGACTTAGTAGAAAGCAAATGTAGAGAGCTGGGCGTAAACGTTGCACTGTCTGAAGTATGGGCAAAAGGCGGCGAAGGCGGAATTGCACTGGCGAAAGAAGTTATCCGTCTGGTAGAAGAACCAAACGATTTCACATTCTCCTATGACTTAGAGGGAAGTATTGAAGATAAGCTGAACCAGATTGTACAGAAGATTTACGGTGGTAAGAGAGTGGTTCTGACAGCAAATGCACAGAAACAGGCAGCACAGTTAGAAGCACTGGGTTACGGAAACTGCCCAATCTGTGTTGCGAAAACGCAGTACAGTCTGACAGATGATCAGACAAAATTAGGAGCACCTACAGACTTTGAAGTAACTGTAAGAAATCTGAAGATTTCCGCAGGTGCAGGATTTATTGTAGCATTGACAGGGGAAATCATGACAATGCCAGGACTTCCAAAAGTACCGGCTGCTGAGAAGATTGACGTAGATGAAACAGGTAAAATTACCGGTCTTTTCTAA
- a CDS encoding formate/nitrite transporter family protein, which translates to MYKDEYKAVCNSAATKLNLLKTNPLGYFVASMLAGMFVAMGGFLAFTLAGHLSTSETAAIWAKPAQSAAFAAALSLVIMAGADLFTGNNFLMSAAAFRKTATWGDACKLWCVCWIGNLVGSLLSSALFIATKVPTGAIGNYFENLAITKTTTAPMPLFFKAVLCNILVCLAVWCGIKMKSESGKLIMIFWCIFVFMVCGFEHSIANMSSIGISLFTGKVGIGAYLYNVVVVTLGNMVGGILGVAFPYHLISKEK; encoded by the coding sequence ATGTATAAAGACGAATATAAAGCCGTTTGTAATTCTGCGGCAACAAAATTAAATTTACTGAAAACCAATCCGCTGGGATATTTTGTGGCGTCTATGCTTGCTGGTATGTTTGTTGCAATGGGGGGATTTCTGGCATTTACACTTGCAGGTCATTTATCAACTTCAGAAACAGCAGCAATTTGGGCAAAACCGGCACAGAGTGCTGCATTTGCAGCAGCACTTAGCTTAGTTATCATGGCAGGAGCGGATTTATTTACAGGAAATAATTTTCTTATGTCAGCAGCAGCATTTAGAAAAACTGCTACATGGGGAGATGCCTGTAAATTATGGTGTGTATGTTGGATTGGAAACCTGGTTGGTTCTCTTTTATCTTCTGCTCTTTTTATAGCTACAAAAGTTCCTACAGGTGCAATTGGCAATTATTTTGAAAATCTTGCAATTACAAAGACGACTACTGCACCAATGCCATTGTTTTTCAAAGCGGTATTGTGTAACATTTTAGTATGTCTTGCTGTATGGTGTGGAATAAAAATGAAGTCTGAATCAGGTAAATTGATTATGATTTTCTGGTGTATTTTTGTATTTATGGTATGTGGATTTGAACATAGTATTGCAAATATGAGCAGCATTGGAATTTCTCTTTTTACAGGAAAAGTTGGAATTGGTGCATATTTATATAATGTAGTAGTTGTTACCCTTGGAAATATGGTTGGAGGTATCTTAGGAGTAGCATTTCCATATCATTTGATTTCAAAAGAAAAATAA